In Legionella cardiaca, a genomic segment contains:
- the flgL gene encoding flagellar hook-associated protein FlgL: protein MRISTNQIFTRGLNNMLAQQVETLKLQQQLSSQKKVQSPSDDPIAAAKIDLMKQRIHSTERLQQNRDAALGALNFEESTLSNIINVLQRVREIQVQAGNSSLSEADRKALGEEAQSLLGQLQGLANTQDSNGYYLFSGGKTATQAITRDVSGQFIYNGDETQRFQAISSGLNVAINDNGSDLFMRIINGNGYFTVGQTATPNVGSGSVNSGTVVDVTSYVPDDYTLQFALNSSNELVVMVNGLSTGNVIPPTGLPDDAPVYQEGATVTFNGIQVTINGNPAAGDAFAIKPAENESVFSTVDRMVKNLNRPFLTVTDKAVVSTENNQLLDQLDAALDNVLAYQAQLGARLNQLDVAEQVNGDLVQTSEETLSSLVDVNLAEVAVKLDLQRIYLQAAQQSFSRIQGLTVFNYI, encoded by the coding sequence ATGCGAATTTCAACCAATCAAATTTTTACGCGCGGGCTGAATAATATGTTGGCCCAACAAGTTGAAACATTAAAACTTCAACAACAATTATCGTCACAGAAAAAAGTGCAATCGCCGTCAGACGATCCAATTGCTGCGGCAAAAATTGACCTTATGAAGCAACGTATCCACAGTACTGAACGTTTGCAACAGAATCGCGATGCAGCTTTAGGCGCTTTAAATTTTGAGGAGAGTACATTAAGCAACATTATTAATGTACTGCAGAGAGTTCGCGAAATACAGGTTCAGGCAGGAAATAGCTCTCTTTCTGAAGCTGACCGTAAAGCCTTAGGCGAGGAAGCACAAAGTCTATTAGGTCAGTTACAAGGACTTGCAAACACTCAAGATAGCAATGGCTATTACTTATTTAGCGGCGGCAAAACTGCTACTCAGGCAATTACCAGGGATGTGAGTGGACAATTCATTTACAATGGAGATGAAACACAACGATTCCAGGCAATTAGTAGTGGATTGAATGTCGCCATAAATGATAATGGTTCTGATTTGTTTATGCGTATTATAAATGGTAATGGCTATTTTACCGTCGGGCAAACTGCTACTCCCAATGTGGGTAGTGGCTCAGTTAATTCAGGTACTGTGGTTGATGTGACCTCATACGTTCCCGATGATTACACGCTGCAATTTGCCTTAAATTCATCAAATGAACTGGTTGTCATGGTGAATGGTTTAAGTACTGGGAATGTTATTCCACCTACAGGACTTCCAGATGATGCTCCCGTATACCAAGAGGGCGCTACAGTGACTTTTAATGGTATTCAGGTAACCATTAATGGTAATCCTGCTGCAGGGGATGCATTTGCTATTAAACCAGCAGAAAATGAGTCTGTTTTTTCAACAGTGGATCGCATGGTTAAAAATTTAAATCGGCCTTTTTTAACCGTGACTGACAAAGCTGTCGTATCGACTGAAAATAATCAATTGCTCGATCAATTGGATGCCGCTCTTGATAATGTCTTGGCATATCAAGCCCAGCTTGGTGCACGCTTAAATCAATTGGATGTAGCAGAGCAAGTGAATGGCGATCTGGTGCAAACCAGTGAGGAAACCTTATCTTCATTAGTTGATGTTAACCTTGCTGAGGTCGCTGTAAAACTGGATTTGCAAAGAATTTATCTACAAGCAGCCCAACAAAGTTTCTCAAGGATTCAAGGATTAACTGTATTTAACTACAT